Part of the Dehalococcoidia bacterium genome is shown below.
AGGACAGGAGACGGCAGCGCAAGCAAGACAGGAGGTTAAGGGACAAAGTGGTGTTCCTGATGCTGACTAAGAGAAGATTTCGCTGCCTCTTCTGTGGCAAGGTATTCATCCCTGAACCGGCGCAGCACGTCTATTTCCCCTGCCATCGGAGTCCCATAGGCTGCGGTGGCGATGAACCAGCCCTCATCTTCCCCGGGTGCGGCAAGAGAATTAAAAATAATCTACGTACACACCCCTCGCCCGGAGCTCAGGGATATAGGTATAGATGGAGGCGTCGTTCAAGGGATTGAACCATGTAGTCACCGTATCCCCACTCCCCGAAATCCCTGGGTTGTCGACCAGAGGCTTTATGTCAGTTATCGGGTTATTGGAGATGTCGAGGTCATACAGGTTGGTGAAGTTAGACAGAATCGAGATGTCACTTATCTCGTTGCGTTGAATCCAGAGAAAATCCAGCTTTGTGAGGTTAGACAGAGCCGAGATATCGCTTATGTCGTTTAGGTAAAGCTCGAGGTGCACCAGGTTGGTGAGGTTAGATAGAGGCGAGATGTCACTTATTTGATTCGACCCAAGCCAGAGCCATGTCAGGCTGGTGAGATTAGACAGGGGCGATAGGTCACTTATCTGGTTCAGGGCAAGGGCGAGCAATGTCAGGCTCGTGCAGTGCTCCAGCCCTGTGAGGTCGGTAATGCCAGCTCCTGCGGCTGTAAGGG
Proteins encoded:
- a CDS encoding CFI-box-CTERM domain-containing protein encodes the protein MIFNSLAAPGEDEGWFIATAAYGTPMAGEIDVLRRFRDEYLATEEAAKSSLSQHQEHHFVP
- a CDS encoding leucine-rich repeat domain-containing protein, which encodes MKMKRILIVLIAICLVTIIAVPVIGTTGCSLFSTPTPTPTPTPTPTPTPTPTPTPTPTPTPTPTPTPTPTPTPTPTPTPTPTPATTTTPTPTPAGGGISFPDPNLEAEIRLVIRKPTGDILQSDLDRLISLTAAGAGITDLTGLEHCTSLTLLALALNQISDLSPLSNLTSLTWLWLGSNQISDISPLSNLTNLVHLELYLNDISDISALSNLTKLDFLWIQRNEISDISILSNFTNLYDLDISNNPITDIKPLVDNPGISGSGDTVTTWFNPLNDASIYTYIPELRARGVYVDYF